The Zeugodacus cucurbitae isolate PBARC_wt_2022May chromosome 4, idZeuCucr1.2, whole genome shotgun sequence genome includes the window TCTCACATATTCTGATGGAATTCAAaggatatatgtttttttttataatagtgtgcctctgctAAAAATGGGTAATATCAGATCAATACTTCCTCTATCCCCGAAATCCCTCATGATCAGACATATtagcaaaataaattgaacttgaaatagtggcaaaaatagttaaaatcggtgGGAAAACTTTAGAATAGCATCCCACGATTTCGCGGATAAAATGTGTATGGTTGGATAGAGGAGatcctccagattaagaatatatataaggaGGAGATATGGCAATGCTTCTTTTTCGTCAGCATGCAACCCTTTTGTTATTGTGTCAattgataaaattgaataaaaattaaaatgcttatttaaagcaaatttctaaataattaatataaaataaatagatagaaagaaagtagtgaagtgtaagtgtataataagtgcaaaatatacATGAAAAATTAACTATATAGCGAGAAATTACGTGTTaaaattagacaatttttaaattttaaacgcgaatatctcgaaaactataagtctcctgcggctataattatatatattctatctATATCTTCCTCTATCCAACCATACCCACTTtatccccgaaatcgtgggatgcTATACTAAATCccagccaaatcggtcaaggATTGAGCTTccatatactgtatataatgattttcgttattctagtggactgaaatatatatacacccgaacttagccctttcttacttgtttcataataaaataaatctatgTAACCTTTTTTTTAGGTATCGACTTTAAGATTAGAACAATTGAATTTGATGGGAAGAAAATTAAACTTCAAATATGGTAATGGTTGTGGTATATCGAATCCTTAAACTATAACTTATTTTCCTTTTAGGGACACCGCAGGCCAAGAACGTTTTCGGACAATAACAACAGCGTATTATAGAGGTGCTATGGGTATCATGTTGGTATACGATATAACGCAGGAAAAAtcctttgaaaatattaaaaactggaTTCGCAACATAGAAGAAAATGCGTCCGCTGACGTAGAAAAGATGCTTCTGGGTAATAAATGTGAATTAACTGATAAGCGTCAGGTATGTATTAATTTGtgtatctataatattttaataaatcattGGCTTTAGATAGAATATCCCTTTCatataaaactaataataatgttgaaatttcttaaggaataaaataaaaaaattaattttgaagaatgatataatgaattttaacaaaaatatacagaACCGACAATGTACACTAAATACCTTTACGATCATCTTCGGCACACTTAGTGTTGgtaacttgtttttaatttggcATTTTGTCTACTGCAGAATTGTGCGACATGTTGTCTGCTTAAGTATACATACGTACGCTGAAAGCTTGtattcaatacaaaataaagaaatagcGAATGTTAAACAAATTAGAAACTGTTGCTTTATGAAGGGTATCGTAAATTCTAAAGGTATAATTAAAATACTGGTAAAAATTACAATTGTCCTTTATAATTTTGATGAGAAACTTGCGAAGAACAAAAAGAGAGGATTCAATCTTCAACCGTAAAGCTAAATCTATCCCGAACAAATACCGTGACGTACTATTTTTATCTACATTTAAATTTGCGTAGTTTGGCCAGCTATTGATATGCCAACTAATGCTGTTGCATGATCCTTGTGTGAAACTGCCCatcgaaatatttgtatttatgaacATAAGGATGAGTGTCAATAAAAATCcggtattttattcaatttgatCAAAACTCAATTTATAAGAGATTTTTCCCTTCTTATCTTAGTGAATAGATGTGGTCATGTGTTTTAGATATTATGTGTAGTAATtttgtctgtccgtgcaaatgATAACTTGTGTAAAATACTGTAGACTTCAGTAATTGCCTGATTTAGACATTTCGTTTACTATATCAAGGCATGATAGCaatagaaaatatgcaaatatgacTGACCTATGAGTTTGCTGTCATATTCCCAGATTTCcacttcaattatatttttgtggtCTACGATTGCCTGTCGGCACTCGGTCTAGTATAGATATGCAATAGGTATAGACCTATAATAAATTGGTAAATTTTGTCTAATAACGAGTGTTTAAACaatcataattatttctttaatataggTTTCTCGAGAGCGAGGTGAGCAACTGGCTATAGAATATGGAATAAAATTTATGGAGACATCTGCTAAAGCTAGTATCAATGTGGAAGAAGCTTTCCTAACATTGGCCAGCGACATTAAAGCGAAAATGGAGAAGCGtttggtaatattttttgtatatcttaagtaaaagtaccgaattaaaaatatgaaatacctTTTTAGGAAGCAAATAATCCCCCAAAAGGTGGTCATCAACTAAAATTCGCGGAGACTCGGAAAACGGAAACTTGGCTTTCGAAATGTAATCTGCTTTGACGAGGTCATATTCGCACaccataatatataaataattctcAGATGTTTAAACGTTAAGTgggttttataataaaaagaacTTCTATTAaggatttcaataatttacaataaagTATACGTAGCCATTAGTATACTTACTTAACATTCCCTTATAGTAAATGGGACCGTCTTATTAACGTTCGTGTGCCTAGTTGCAGTTGTGTTAAACCATTATTTTGTGTCAGGGACATGTATGAAATATCAAAACAATAACATTTGCAACTTTCTCCACAATGGAATTTGTTTAGAGTAAAGCTTAACTTAAAGTTTTACttaatattagttttataattttaacagTTTAGTAAAAGGATTTACTATATATCGttgtgaaattaaaacaaaaacaagaatttgaACTTACAAGATTTCTACGACTGCaactattaaaaatgtatatatatataaatttggcgCAGGAATATGTCCTAAAGGAATTCAAAGGAGATATGTTtgtgaagttatacttcttatacgacttcggaaaaggttgcgataattgttggttGCGCAACCTATAGCGTTAAacaagcgagagagagagagatagtgaGTGatagtaaagcagagaacttaaagcacttgccatacttatgctatttgagcaattcttgtttttgtagaacaatattaaaatttttggttggtgacatattcagaTGTGTAcgtataaacatattcacatgtgtacgcacatgtatgattgtatatattcacATGTTTTGTTTGTTATCGAAGGGGGAATCTTCTTAAAGATACTGTCCTGCATGACAGAATGCACGATTCGTTCCATGCGCTTGGTATACCTCTTTTGGGACCACGCCCGGTCcatactaaaatttaatatgcCGAACTCGCGCACCGGAACGCCTACGTGCTAAACCCTTAACTTCGTCAGCTTTATATCTACCTTGTGGGGCTTCCgttaagtattattattatttgcctaTTGGCTCACGTCTCTCACTGTATTTCTCCTCTGTTTAAGGCCCTTCGTATTCGTTCCATTTTCCGTAGTTCGGTTAGAACCTCTGCTCTCAGCTCCTTTACATCAAGCCACACCTGTTTTGGTCGCAGCATATGTAAGACTATATTATCGAGCGATAGTCGCTCCGCTAACTGCTGTTTTATTTGAGACCGTTCTACATTATATCTCGGACAATAGAAGAAAATGTGCAGagcattttcgttttcattacCACAAAAGGAGCACATTACTCCATTGTCATGGCCATACTTGTAGAGGTACTCTCTAAAGCATCCATGTCCAGTTAGAAACTGCGTCATATAAAAATCCGTATATCCATGATTTCTATTTACCCAAGTTTCGACGTTTTTTATAAGCCGATGAGTCCATCGCCCTTTGGTTGTTGCATCCCAACGGTTTTGCCATCCCTTCAGACTCTTTTGTCTTTCTTCTTTCCGTTCTTCTATTGTTAACGGCCTGCCGAGTATTTTACTAGAATCGTATATTCTTTTAGGTTCAAGAGCAATTAAATCTGGTGGCATTATGCCGCTAACAGCTTCTTGCGATACTGAGCGGAAAGCACTGGCTACTCTAATGGCGCTTAGTCTGAATAGCGAGTTCACCATTCTGgcatatgttttttgacccaaTGCTTGAGCCTACACAGGAGCCGCATACAGTGCAATAGATTGGCTAGTTTTCGCTAAAAGGAACCTTCTGTCTTGATTTGGGCCACCTATGTTGGCCATAATTCGCGATGAGGCTGAGATCACTCGTGCAGCCTTTTCACAGGTTTTCTCGATATGAGTTTTGTAATTCACACCTTAATTGTGTAAAGCTACTGGCGAATAATCGCCATTATAGTAGCCTTGGCTACTGAgtctagattttttattatgataagCTATTTATCTCAGTTGCCAAGAATATGCAAATAACagccctgagtttacatttttgacaattattttgtaAGTATTTGGCAGCACTGTTAAAATGTGAGTAACAATTTGTGCAGTTAACAATACAAATACGcgaacagaaatattttatttgaaacaaaatacaaaaaagaactataatgagtaattattaattatttttcatgagtcgggaagaaagcttgaatgtcgcattaattcgACGGCTAATTAGAGATCGTTCCAGTCCTTTGGATATTTCACTTATGAAGTACGCTAAGGATTCAAATGTTGTTATTTCCAAATTTGAGCAGCACTACGATTCTTTGCCGAAGGTAGCTATCAGAAAGGTCAAGGGAATGACTTCGGAATTTCACAACTCAAATACAATGTCAGCGATTCTTAAAGAAGTGACCACATTTATGCAACAGAAAATatgccgaaaacatataaaatttagcataagtgtataagagcaaaatacaactataataataaataataagcaatcaaacagaatttcctGATGTGATCCTATGTATGAATGGAACACATGTGCACATTTCAGCACCTAAGAAAGAACTGCAACATCTGTATATTAATATCTATCTATACCTCTGAAGTAaatcaaattttagaaattgctcaaaaatatagtattattaaaatattagcttctGTTATTCTTTTCCAGTCCTATGTGGTGAACAGAATCTGTTTATTTCGGCTTCAAAGCCATTCCAtagttttgcattttgtaaatagtatttaaaaagtaactcataaaatcatatattaatgtaaatacattttttatttgtatttacaatttcttcaccatctgaatatattatataaagcagtacaaaactacaatctataatgaagaaactggtcTTGATCAGTAGCCTATATACCCATCTATGTTTAGAATTATAGTCTCTACTTTCTtttttggaggatgggatcatgtgtagaagttcacgcaagtgaggaaagtttttgattgtcattcacttgggagtggccagaaacgattattctccacatggttcaagcagctcacgacttccggttttagaccaagtatactctgggtagccaacagacatccgtttgaaggcgagctaaagtgagaaggcgaagcccgcttatgcggttgtgcgtagggtttgggacccaccacataaaaacaccccccaatgacaaatctacgaaagcctcggttgagacaccccccttttgatgacgac containing:
- the LOC105219488 gene encoding ras-related protein Rab-8A, yielding MAKTYDYLFKLLLIGDSGVGKTCILFRFSEDAFNTTFISTIGIDFKIRTIEFDGKKIKLQIWDTAGQERFRTITTAYYRGAMGIMLVYDITQEKSFENIKNWIRNIEENASADVEKMLLGNKCELTDKRQVSRERGEQLAIEYGIKFMETSAKASINVEEAFLTLASDIKAKMEKRLEANNPPKGGHQLKFAETRKTETWLSKCNLL